A stretch of the Filimonas lacunae genome encodes the following:
- a CDS encoding 4Fe-4S dicluster domain-containing protein, whose product MHIIQEAAFIVVLAVAGYLFSKKARQIYRNIMLGRPEALTDEPEKRWRNLLLLAFGQKKMFRNPLVAVLHFIVYAGFIIINLEVLEILLDGILGKHRLFAEPLGGFYTFLINSFELLAAGVLIACSIFLVRRNIVKVKRLNSKDLTGWPKSDANYILITEIVLMSLFLTMNAADTLLQQRGYSHYGEAVTGNFWVSSILQPLFAGFSSGALEGLERTCWWLHILGILAFLNYLPYSKHLHIVLAFPNAYFARLKPMGRMKNMPDIQKEVLYAMQPELAPTEPAEPHRFGARDVMDLSWKNVLDAYSCTECGRCTAACPANITGKKLSPRKIMMDTRDRAEEIGENINKNGQFTDDGKSLVRDYITEEELRACTTCNACVQECPVSISPLDIILQLRRYLVMEESSAPAEWNGMFSNIENNFAPWKFSPDDRDKWVTEN is encoded by the coding sequence ATGCACATTATCCAGGAAGCAGCCTTTATTGTGGTGTTGGCTGTAGCAGGTTATTTATTTAGCAAAAAAGCCCGGCAGATTTACCGAAACATAATGTTGGGCCGTCCCGAAGCATTGACCGATGAACCCGAAAAGCGTTGGCGCAACCTGTTGCTGCTGGCTTTTGGTCAGAAAAAGATGTTTCGTAATCCCCTAGTAGCTGTACTACACTTTATTGTATACGCCGGGTTTATCATCATTAACTTAGAAGTACTGGAAATTCTGCTGGATGGTATTTTAGGCAAACACCGTTTGTTTGCCGAGCCTTTGGGCGGTTTTTACACCTTCCTGATTAACTCATTCGAACTGCTGGCGGCGGGCGTATTAATTGCCTGTTCCATCTTCCTGGTTCGCCGGAACATTGTAAAGGTTAAACGCCTGAACAGTAAAGACCTGACTGGCTGGCCTAAAAGCGATGCCAACTATATATTAATTACCGAAATAGTGCTGATGTCACTGTTTTTAACCATGAACGCTGCCGACACCCTGTTGCAGCAACGTGGCTACAGCCATTATGGCGAAGCTGTTACCGGTAATTTTTGGGTTTCTTCTATACTTCAGCCCCTGTTTGCCGGCTTTAGTAGTGGAGCTCTGGAAGGCTTGGAAAGAACCTGCTGGTGGTTGCACATTCTGGGCATACTGGCATTCCTGAACTATTTACCTTATTCCAAACACCTCCATATTGTTCTGGCATTTCCTAATGCCTATTTTGCCCGTTTAAAACCGATGGGCCGGATGAAGAATATGCCTGATATTCAGAAAGAGGTGTTATATGCCATGCAGCCTGAACTGGCTCCTACCGAACCCGCTGAACCACATCGTTTTGGCGCGAGGGATGTAATGGACCTGAGCTGGAAAAACGTACTGGACGCGTACAGCTGTACCGAGTGCGGACGTTGTACTGCCGCATGCCCTGCCAATATCACAGGCAAAAAGCTAAGCCCACGTAAAATAATGATGGACACGCGCGACCGTGCCGAGGAAATTGGAGAAAACATTAATAAAAACGGCCAGTTTACCGACGACGGAAAGTCACTGGTTCGCGACTATATTACAGAAGAAGAATTACGTGCCTGCACCACCTGTAATGCCTGCGTGCAGGAATGCCCTGTTAGCATTTCTCCGCTGGACATTATATTACAGTTGCGCCGTTACCTGGTAATGGAAGAAAGCAGCGCTCCTGCTGAATGGAATGGCATGTTCAGCAACATTGAAAACAACTTCGCACCCTGGAAGTTTTCTCCGGATGATCGCGACAAATGGGTAACGGAGAATTAG